A single region of the Terriglobia bacterium genome encodes:
- a CDS encoding activator of (R)-2-hydroxyglutaryl-CoA dehydratase, with protein MGYEEKKTKTFKKPEEKPFTASQRNHTTILFGGLTWKHEKIIHGALEGLGYKCEAVPTPNVRAFQLGKEYGNNGQCNPTYFTVGNLVQYLQRLEESGMARQDIIDNYVFFTAGACGPCRFGMYEAEYRLALRNSGFEGFRVLLFQQSGGLNQAEAEAGLEMNLDFFLGILNAMNIGDLINDCAYQIRPYEVNKGETDQVLDECVDYLHDVIKKHEPYKVEGKFAELVNRFPSAAGTAEYVGKFLTQLYGDEYTGALRHVRDRLNSIEVDRTRVKPIVKITGEFWAQTTEGEGNFNMFKFLEREGAQVLVEPVGTWIMYMIHQAKQGIRDRKGVVENQEAAKAWEVTKKLAQNWHYRSVLGKLTVAEKIFKREWNRLRDALDHMPHDLTDQYELQRLGHPFYNSRAGGGEGHLEVAKNIYYSNKGICHMVLSLKPFGCMPSTQSDGAQSAVVNQYKDMIYLPIETSGEGEINAHSRVQMALGEAKVKAKAEFAEILKQTGYTLEEVKTFVDDHPELKRPMYRVPHYKGVIGVGASFVKHVGEMMKAESRSTASFTNQQVQASA; from the coding sequence CTGGGATATGAAGAGAAAAAGACGAAAACATTCAAGAAGCCCGAGGAGAAACCGTTCACCGCTTCCCAGCGCAACCATACGACGATCTTGTTCGGCGGTCTGACCTGGAAGCACGAGAAGATTATTCACGGGGCACTGGAAGGCCTCGGCTACAAGTGTGAAGCCGTTCCTACCCCTAACGTGCGCGCCTTCCAGCTGGGAAAGGAATACGGGAATAACGGACAGTGTAATCCCACCTATTTCACAGTCGGAAATCTTGTTCAATACCTCCAGAGGCTGGAAGAGTCAGGCATGGCCCGCCAGGACATCATCGACAACTATGTTTTCTTTACGGCGGGCGCCTGCGGGCCGTGTCGTTTCGGAATGTACGAAGCCGAATACCGGCTGGCCTTGCGGAACTCCGGTTTTGAAGGCTTCCGGGTCCTACTCTTTCAACAGTCCGGTGGATTGAACCAGGCGGAGGCGGAAGCCGGCCTGGAAATGAATCTCGATTTCTTCCTCGGGATTCTCAACGCTATGAACATTGGCGATTTGATCAATGATTGTGCCTACCAGATTCGTCCCTATGAGGTGAACAAGGGCGAGACCGACCAGGTGCTAGATGAGTGTGTGGACTATCTGCACGATGTGATCAAGAAACACGAACCCTACAAGGTCGAGGGAAAATTCGCGGAACTGGTCAATCGCTTTCCTTCCGCTGCCGGGACGGCCGAATATGTAGGCAAGTTTCTGACTCAGCTCTATGGCGATGAATACACCGGGGCGCTCCGCCATGTGCGCGACCGGTTGAACTCCATTGAAGTGGACCGCACCCGCGTCAAGCCCATTGTCAAAATTACCGGTGAGTTTTGGGCTCAGACCACGGAGGGCGAGGGCAACTTCAACATGTTCAAGTTCCTGGAACGGGAGGGCGCCCAAGTGCTGGTGGAGCCGGTGGGAACCTGGATCATGTATATGATCCATCAAGCGAAACAGGGTATTCGAGACCGCAAAGGGGTCGTGGAAAATCAAGAAGCGGCAAAAGCGTGGGAGGTCACCAAGAAGCTCGCTCAGAACTGGCACTACCGGAGCGTTCTTGGAAAACTGACGGTTGCCGAAAAGATCTTCAAGCGCGAATGGAACCGCCTGCGAGACGCGCTCGACCATATGCCCCACGACCTGACCGACCAGTACGAGCTCCAGCGGCTGGGCCATCCCTTTTATAACAGCCGGGCCGGCGGCGGCGAAGGGCATTTAGAGGTCGCCAAGAACATCTATTACTCCAACAAGGGAATCTGCCACATGGTCCTCTCGCTCAAACCGTTTGGCTGCATGCCTTCCACGCAATCTGATGGGGCTCAATCCGCGGTCGTGAACCAGTACAAGGACATGATCTACCTGCCCATCGAGACATCCGGCGAGGGAGAGATCAACGCTCACAGTCGCGTGCAGATGGCTCTGGGAGAAGCTAAGGTGAAAGCCAAGGCGGAGTTTGCAGAGATTCTCAAACAAACGGGATACACCCTGGAAGAAGTGAAAACCTTTGTGGACGACCATCCGGAACTGAAGCGGCCGATGTACCGGGTCCCCCATTACAAGGGGGTCATCGGTGTGGGCGCATCCTTCGTAAAGCATGTGGGTGAAATGATGAAAGCTGAATCGCGCTCAACAGCTTCCTTCACCAACCAGCAGGTTCAAGCCTCAGCGTAG
- a CDS encoding acyl-CoA dehydratase activase-related protein, whose translation MDNVNQKNYLIGMDVGSTTVKAVVIDTATDEILWKDYQRHDTKQPEKTLELLQRIEKDVPIPDPKQVRIFITGSGGSGIAPRIGAKFVQEVNAVSLAVEKLYPKTGSVIELGGQDAKIIIFKEDPETGKKKKIPSMNDKCAGGTGAVIDKINAKLRIPSDELCKQGYMGRKLHPVAGKCGVFAETDINSLQKMGVPRDELMASLFEAIVGQNLAVLTRGNTLRPEVLLLGGPNTYIQGMMEAWKYNIPKVWQERNYPLPEGVDPADLIKVPDNAQYFAAIGACEYGKTEEAEIGVYKGWQDLEHYITFGRAEEKMKKGAGAGLSKNEEELTAFKDRYKGKKFVPATFTPGDVVEGFIGLDGGSTSTKAVLLDKKRNVLVKTYQLSKGNPIEDTIEVFGKLKKQVEDQGATLKVLGVGTTGYAKDILKDTLMADVALVETVAHTESALQFYRDVDVICDVGGQDIKLIILKNRQVKDFKLNTQCSAGNGYFLQSTAEGFGLPVEQYADIAFKAQSMPTFGYGCAVFMQSDIVDFQRQGWKPEEIMAGLAAVLPKNIWLYVSQIPNIAALGTNFVLQGGTQHNLAAVKSQVDFIESRFKGKEVQPRVIVHEHCGESGAIGAAIECVRLFENGHQSTFIGMEAVQKISYVTHRNENTRCYFCKNKCLRTFIDVKTGVLENIEVPKKSKIPLEAGIKRLIVGNSCEKGLVEDVDDMRVIKKGLDTVKSANPNLVEIAAKECWRSMKPRRVADAIPKFAVTAAQKKRVELMKKRSEIRIGIPRVLNMYSQNPLFSAYFESLGVKPENLIYSDFTTEQLYKDGAKRGAIDPCFPSKVGIPHVHNLLYVHHKKKPLDFIFFPMIDCLTSDLQHTQASRSCPTVAATPEAVKAAFMKEGDVFAKMGTRFLNTFVNLSTPKLFGKQMYDEFKDILGLSEEENHRAINEAYKALDKFSNVIQRGKAREVLEQLEREERLGIVLLGRPYHNDPGINHEILEEFQKQGYPVFAEDALPIDDDILDRLFGDEVRAGDIKHPMDISDVWKNSYSENTSRKVWAAKYVARHPNLIALELSSFKCGHDAPIYTVVEEIVQNSGTPYFCFKDIDENKPTGSIKIRVETITYFLKRYREDMIANKNKEQTLEQRLAEYERRLRTQLTATESSPQQVSEELLPPILDNYFPASQLAATVEEERRVNS comes from the coding sequence ATGGACAACGTCAATCAAAAGAATTATCTGATAGGGATGGATGTCGGCTCCACGACCGTGAAAGCCGTGGTCATTGACACCGCGACCGATGAGATCCTGTGGAAGGATTATCAAAGGCACGACACAAAACAGCCCGAGAAGACCCTGGAACTGCTCCAGCGCATCGAGAAGGATGTTCCGATTCCCGATCCTAAGCAGGTTCGTATTTTCATCACAGGGTCAGGCGGGAGCGGCATTGCCCCCCGGATCGGGGCGAAGTTTGTCCAGGAAGTCAACGCGGTGTCTCTCGCTGTGGAAAAACTCTATCCGAAAACAGGATCTGTGATTGAATTGGGCGGCCAGGACGCCAAGATCATCATCTTCAAGGAAGATCCCGAAACCGGGAAAAAGAAGAAGATCCCTTCCATGAACGACAAATGTGCGGGCGGAACCGGAGCGGTGATCGACAAGATCAACGCCAAGCTTCGCATCCCCTCGGATGAGCTGTGCAAACAAGGCTATATGGGGAGAAAGCTTCATCCCGTGGCGGGAAAATGCGGGGTGTTTGCGGAGACTGATATCAACTCGCTCCAGAAAATGGGCGTTCCCCGCGATGAGTTGATGGCCTCGTTATTCGAGGCGATTGTGGGACAAAACCTGGCGGTGTTGACCCGCGGAAATACGCTGCGACCTGAAGTGCTGCTGCTGGGTGGTCCGAACACCTATATTCAGGGGATGATGGAGGCATGGAAGTACAACATTCCCAAGGTGTGGCAGGAACGCAATTACCCCCTGCCGGAAGGGGTCGACCCCGCTGACCTCATCAAGGTCCCGGACAATGCCCAATATTTTGCCGCTATCGGGGCTTGTGAGTATGGGAAGACCGAAGAGGCCGAGATCGGGGTTTACAAGGGATGGCAGGACCTCGAGCACTACATTACTTTCGGCCGCGCGGAAGAAAAGATGAAGAAGGGCGCCGGGGCGGGCCTTTCCAAGAACGAGGAGGAATTGACGGCGTTCAAGGACCGCTATAAAGGAAAGAAATTTGTTCCGGCCACGTTCACGCCGGGCGATGTGGTGGAAGGTTTCATCGGTCTTGATGGCGGATCCACATCTACGAAGGCCGTTCTTCTCGACAAGAAGCGGAATGTCCTGGTGAAGACTTACCAGCTCTCCAAGGGGAATCCCATTGAAGATACCATCGAGGTCTTCGGAAAATTGAAGAAGCAGGTGGAAGACCAGGGGGCCACGCTGAAGGTGTTGGGTGTAGGGACGACCGGATATGCCAAGGACATTTTGAAGGATACCTTGATGGCCGATGTTGCCCTGGTCGAAACGGTCGCTCACACCGAGTCGGCCCTCCAGTTTTACAGGGATGTGGATGTGATCTGCGATGTGGGCGGTCAGGACATCAAGCTGATCATCTTGAAGAACCGGCAGGTCAAGGATTTCAAGTTGAACACGCAGTGCTCCGCAGGCAATGGCTATTTCCTCCAATCGACCGCTGAAGGCTTTGGCCTCCCGGTTGAGCAGTACGCCGATATCGCCTTCAAGGCGCAATCCATGCCAACGTTTGGATATGGGTGCGCCGTCTTCATGCAGTCCGATATCGTGGACTTTCAACGGCAGGGGTGGAAGCCCGAGGAGATCATGGCGGGGCTGGCCGCCGTGTTACCGAAGAATATCTGGCTCTACGTTTCGCAGATTCCCAACATCGCCGCCCTGGGGACCAACTTTGTCCTCCAGGGAGGCACGCAACACAATCTGGCTGCCGTCAAGTCCCAGGTCGACTTCATTGAATCGCGATTCAAGGGAAAGGAAGTGCAGCCTCGTGTAATCGTCCACGAACACTGCGGGGAGTCGGGGGCGATCGGCGCGGCGATTGAGTGCGTCCGCCTTTTCGAGAACGGTCATCAGTCTACCTTCATCGGCATGGAGGCCGTTCAGAAGATTTCGTACGTGACCCATCGCAACGAAAACACTCGCTGCTACTTTTGCAAGAACAAGTGTCTTCGAACCTTCATCGATGTCAAGACGGGCGTCTTGGAGAACATTGAGGTCCCCAAGAAATCAAAGATCCCGCTCGAGGCGGGGATCAAGCGCCTGATCGTCGGGAATAGCTGCGAAAAGGGCCTGGTAGAAGACGTCGATGACATGCGCGTCATCAAGAAGGGCCTCGACACCGTCAAGTCGGCCAATCCCAACCTGGTGGAGATCGCCGCCAAGGAATGTTGGCGGTCCATGAAACCCAGGCGGGTGGCGGATGCCATTCCAAAATTCGCCGTGACCGCCGCTCAGAAAAAACGGGTGGAGTTGATGAAGAAGCGCTCCGAGATTCGGATTGGCATTCCCCGCGTCCTGAACATGTACTCCCAAAATCCCCTGTTCAGCGCCTATTTTGAATCCCTCGGGGTCAAGCCGGAGAATCTTATCTACTCCGATTTCACCACCGAGCAACTTTATAAAGACGGGGCCAAGCGCGGGGCCATTGATCCCTGCTTCCCATCGAAGGTCGGCATTCCCCACGTTCACAACCTGCTCTATGTCCATCACAAGAAGAAGCCGCTCGATTTCATTTTCTTCCCGATGATTGATTGCCTGACCTCCGATCTGCAGCACACCCAGGCCAGCCGTTCGTGTCCGACTGTGGCCGCGACGCCGGAGGCCGTCAAAGCGGCCTTCATGAAGGAAGGCGATGTATTCGCAAAAATGGGGACCCGATTCCTCAATACCTTTGTAAACCTGAGTACTCCGAAACTCTTTGGGAAACAGATGTATGATGAATTCAAGGATATTTTGGGACTGAGCGAGGAGGAGAATCATCGCGCCATCAATGAGGCTTACAAGGCGTTGGACAAGTTTTCAAACGTCATTCAACGCGGGAAGGCCCGCGAGGTTTTGGAGCAATTGGAGCGCGAAGAACGCCTCGGTATCGTCCTGTTAGGGCGCCCCTATCATAACGATCCCGGCATCAATCACGAGATTCTTGAAGAGTTTCAAAAGCAAGGTTACCCGGTCTTTGCCGAGGACGCCCTTCCGATCGACGACGACATCCTGGATCGACTCTTCGGCGACGAGGTCCGTGCCGGAGACATCAAGCATCCGATGGATATCAGCGACGTCTGGAAAAACAGCTACTCGGAGAACACGAGCCGGAAGGTGTGGGCCGCCAAGTACGTGGCCCGCCATCCCAACCTCATCGCGCTCGAGTTGTCCTCCTTCAAATGCGGACACGACGCCCCCATCTACACGGTGGTGGAAGAGATCGTCCAGAATTCGGGGACCCCGTATTTCTGTTTCAAGGATATCGACGAGAACAAACCCACCGGCTCCATTAAGATTCGGGTCGAGACAATTACCTACTTCCTGAAACGATACCGGGAGGACATGATCGCGAATAAGAATAAGGAACAGACCTTGGAACAACGGCTGGCCGAATACGAGCGCCGGCTCCGCACCCAATTGACGGCAACTGAGAGTTCCCCGCAACAGGTTTCGGAGGAGCTCCTTCCCCCGATCCTCGACAACTACTTCCCTGCCAGTCAACTGGCAGCCACTGTAGAGGAGGAGCGTCGAGTCAACAGCTGA
- a CDS encoding tetratricopeptide repeat protein: MNTLFQKGLLQLEQAEFEVARECFEAVVIEEASNSEAWFKLGICYLETGRPDLAIEALSRTLRLKPENADAHYLLGNAYGSTGLLEKAQEMYENALNVQPHHPKAEEFLTRTQSLIQSREHFRMAARLFDEGKFKDPATDDLLWLNQAFRELIHSVSSFPQSPAGREFESCIKLILDRKLEQRIEVPISVENRLWAEHCERGKSFLTSRLWPGAYQAYSEATQFEAGHPFVHHALGISQYQMGDLDGAMKSWLAVLEIDPEFNFARLGCLQVPKQYQAKAH, encoded by the coding sequence GTGAACACACTCTTCCAAAAGGGGTTGCTGCAGTTGGAACAAGCCGAGTTTGAAGTGGCCCGGGAGTGTTTTGAAGCCGTGGTGATCGAAGAGGCCTCCAACAGCGAAGCTTGGTTTAAGCTGGGAATCTGTTATCTGGAGACGGGCCGTCCCGACCTGGCGATTGAGGCGTTGAGCCGAACCCTTCGCTTGAAGCCTGAGAACGCAGATGCCCATTACCTGCTGGGTAACGCCTATGGAAGCACCGGGCTGCTGGAAAAAGCCCAGGAGATGTACGAGAACGCCCTCAATGTACAACCCCACCATCCCAAGGCCGAGGAATTCCTGACCCGGACCCAGTCGCTCATTCAAAGCCGCGAGCATTTCCGTATGGCGGCCCGCTTGTTTGATGAGGGGAAATTCAAGGATCCCGCTACGGATGACCTTCTGTGGCTCAATCAAGCCTTTCGCGAGCTGATCCATTCTGTGTCTTCCTTTCCACAATCGCCGGCAGGGCGTGAGTTTGAGTCTTGCATCAAACTGATTCTGGATCGAAAACTAGAGCAACGGATTGAAGTTCCAATAAGCGTAGAAAACCGTTTATGGGCTGAGCATTGTGAGCGCGGAAAGTCGTTTCTAACATCGAGACTGTGGCCGGGCGCCTATCAAGCCTACTCTGAAGCCACCCAATTCGAAGCAGGCCACCCCTTTGTTCATCACGCCCTGGGAATTTCACAATATCAAATGGGCGATCTGGATGGAGCCATGAAATCCTGGTTGGCAGTCCTCGAGATAGATCCCGAATTCAATTTTGCGAGGCTTGGCTGTTTGCAGGTGCCAAAGCAATATCAAGCCAAAGCGCATTAA
- a CDS encoding tetratricopeptide repeat protein gives MTKKKGPFRKEVIEFALDRDVQEEIERALLAIKKHPNNSSFYVSLGDLYYSQKKMEPAVSTYVQALQVDPGNTRAHTRLGQICAMYELYSEAWQHARAAALLGDPHLKEQLERNGIPEPPSQSA, from the coding sequence ATGACAAAAAAGAAAGGGCCCTTCCGAAAAGAAGTCATCGAATTCGCGCTGGACCGCGACGTCCAGGAGGAGATTGAACGGGCTCTGCTGGCGATCAAGAAACACCCCAACAACAGTTCTTTTTACGTGAGCTTGGGCGACCTTTATTACAGCCAGAAGAAAATGGAGCCGGCCGTTTCCACTTACGTTCAAGCCTTGCAGGTTGACCCTGGAAACACTCGGGCCCACACGCGACTCGGTCAAATCTGCGCCATGTACGAGCTCTACTCCGAAGCCTGGCAACATGCGCGGGCCGCCGCATTGCTGGGCGATCCCCATTTGAAAGAGCAGCTCGAGCGCAACGGCATTCCGGAACCGCCCTCACAATCTGCGTAG
- a CDS encoding iron-sulfur cluster assembly accessory protein, translated as MENTTAAQALLLTPMAVTKVKEIMAKQPEQFEGLRIAVVGGGCSGFQYHMGFEKTAGLNDQVLEFDGLKVIVDNNSLNYIKGCEVDYVEGMQGTGFKFNNPNATSTCGCGESFKA; from the coding sequence ATGGAAAACACAACCGCCGCCCAGGCACTCTTGCTGACGCCTATGGCTGTCACCAAGGTCAAGGAAATCATGGCGAAACAGCCCGAACAGTTCGAAGGCTTGCGCATTGCCGTCGTCGGCGGCGGATGCTCGGGTTTTCAGTACCACATGGGCTTTGAAAAGACTGCGGGCCTCAACGACCAGGTGCTGGAATTTGATGGCTTGAAGGTCATCGTCGACAACAACAGCCTGAACTACATCAAGGGCTGCGAAGTGGACTACGTCGAAGGCATGCAGGGAACCGGATTCAAGTTCAATAACCCCAATGCCACCTCCACGTGCGGTTGCGGCGAATCGTTCAAAGCATAA
- a CDS encoding XdhC/CoxI family protein, producing MDIYEEISKIRRSGKQAALATIVRVRGSIPSYEAAKILVREDGSIVGSIGGGCVEAEVVLAAQKAMREEKSRMLSFDLTDDDVDHSGLVCGGTLEVFVEPILPPPTLFIFGAGHVSRAISKVATLAGFQTVVVDDRPDYASQKRFPEAAEVIADYFENAFTRVQVNESSYVVIVTRGHKEDLNVLRWAIQTPARYIGLIGSKRKIRTLYERLEEEGFDPELFKKVTAPIGLDIGAVTAEEISVAFVSEIIAVRRRATLPEGAKLSDQLKYKSHAEQKI from the coding sequence ATGGACATTTACGAAGAGATATCGAAGATTCGCAGGAGCGGCAAGCAGGCCGCGTTGGCGACGATCGTCCGTGTACGGGGCTCGATCCCCAGTTACGAGGCCGCGAAGATCCTGGTTCGCGAGGATGGTTCCATCGTCGGCTCCATTGGGGGCGGCTGTGTCGAGGCCGAAGTGGTCCTCGCTGCTCAAAAGGCCATGCGAGAGGAGAAATCCCGTATGCTTTCTTTCGACCTGACGGATGATGACGTGGACCATAGCGGGCTGGTTTGCGGCGGAACCCTGGAGGTTTTTGTGGAGCCGATTCTTCCTCCTCCCACCCTTTTCATCTTTGGCGCTGGTCATGTGTCTCGGGCCATTTCGAAAGTAGCTACCCTGGCCGGCTTTCAAACGGTGGTGGTCGATGACCGCCCCGATTATGCCAGTCAGAAAAGATTTCCAGAGGCGGCAGAGGTGATTGCGGACTATTTTGAGAACGCCTTCACCCGCGTCCAGGTCAATGAGTCGTCCTATGTGGTGATCGTTACCCGAGGTCACAAGGAGGATCTGAATGTCCTTCGTTGGGCCATCCAGACCCCGGCTCGCTATATCGGGCTGATCGGTAGCAAACGCAAGATAAGAACCCTTTACGAGAGGCTTGAAGAAGAAGGGTTTGATCCGGAATTATTCAAGAAGGTCACTGCACCGATCGGACTGGATATTGGCGCCGTAACGGCCGAAGAGATTAGCGTGGCATTTGTTTCGGAGATTATTGCGGTACGCCGCCGCGCCACCTTGCCCGAGGGCGCCAAACTCTCTGACCAGTTGAAATACAAATCCCACGCCGAACAGAAGATCTAA
- a CDS encoding EF2563 family selenium-dependent molybdenum hydroxylase system protein yields MDCFILIRGAGEMASGVAHKLWRCGFKTVLTEIQTPLAIRRGVAFAEAIYCGSHHVEDLEGHRVSSLEEAKDQIADNHLPVIVDPELKLTAPIFQQTMAILVDARMLKLPVAREYPRGVHVVGLGPGFDALTNADYVIETNRGHHLGRVIEKGSAEGNTGVPAEVQGASNDRVVYPPGKGVFLTSKKIGDSVKAGDIIGSVNGIPVKATLTGVLRGLLHEGTPVTDRIKVADIDPRGNPENCFLISDKARAIAGGVLEAVLRILTDQPSDTKRGVD; encoded by the coding sequence ATGGATTGCTTTATCCTCATCCGCGGGGCGGGGGAGATGGCGAGCGGAGTGGCGCACAAGCTGTGGCGGTGTGGCTTCAAAACCGTGCTGACAGAAATTCAAACCCCTCTCGCCATTCGTCGCGGAGTTGCATTCGCGGAAGCAATCTACTGCGGATCGCATCACGTTGAGGATCTTGAAGGACATCGCGTGTCCTCGCTGGAGGAAGCAAAGGATCAGATTGCGGACAACCATCTCCCCGTGATCGTTGATCCGGAGCTGAAGCTGACGGCCCCGATCTTTCAGCAGACGATGGCCATCCTTGTGGATGCGCGGATGTTGAAGCTTCCGGTGGCACGGGAGTACCCGCGAGGCGTCCATGTCGTCGGGCTGGGTCCTGGGTTTGATGCACTCACCAATGCCGATTATGTGATTGAGACCAATCGCGGCCACCATCTCGGTCGGGTCATCGAAAAGGGAAGTGCAGAGGGAAACACCGGCGTCCCCGCTGAAGTGCAAGGGGCGTCGAATGACCGGGTGGTTTATCCGCCGGGGAAGGGTGTCTTTCTCACTTCCAAAAAGATTGGCGACTCCGTGAAAGCCGGTGATATTATTGGGTCTGTTAACGGTATCCCGGTGAAGGCAACGCTTACGGGCGTGCTGCGGGGCTTGCTGCATGAGGGCACGCCGGTGACAGACCGCATCAAAGTGGCGGACATCGACCCTCGCGGCAACCCGGAAAACTGTTTTCTGATTTCCGATAAAGCACGCGCCATTGCCGGCGGGGTGCTCGAGGCCGTGCTGAGAATTCTGACGGATCAACCCAGTGACACTAAGAGGGGGGTGGATTAG
- a CDS encoding nucleotidyltransferase family protein, whose protein sequence is MISTLLLAAGLSRRYGREKLEELIHQKPLIEWVTDQLKASVIDEVILVVNPETSRLVQIPPRQDRVKKVVNLSPSDGMSSSIRCGLGACSPISEAVLIAHADMPAVNPGIVDQLISRWKLNPGQIVAPRFKEQQGNPVIIPRIFWDEIRALRGDVGCKSILTGHPSQVEWVEMDDDAILLDVDRVEDWERLRIRWNE, encoded by the coding sequence GTGATCTCAACCCTGCTTTTAGCTGCAGGCCTTTCACGCCGCTATGGTCGTGAAAAGCTGGAAGAGTTGATCCATCAGAAGCCGCTGATCGAGTGGGTGACCGATCAGTTGAAGGCCAGTGTAATCGACGAGGTGATCCTTGTGGTGAACCCGGAAACGTCTCGTTTAGTGCAAATCCCTCCCCGCCAGGATCGAGTCAAAAAGGTCGTCAATCTATCCCCTTCGGACGGGATGTCAAGCTCGATCCGGTGCGGACTGGGAGCGTGTAGCCCCATAAGCGAGGCGGTGCTTATCGCCCATGCGGACATGCCGGCGGTCAACCCCGGGATCGTTGACCAACTGATATCCCGCTGGAAATTGAACCCGGGCCAGATTGTGGCCCCCCGTTTCAAGGAGCAGCAAGGCAATCCAGTCATCATCCCACGGATTTTCTGGGATGAGATTCGGGCTTTGCGGGGCGATGTCGGCTGTAAGTCAATCCTCACAGGACACCCTTCACAAGTCGAGTGGGTGGAGATGGACGACGATGCCATTCTGCTCGATGTCGATCGCGTTGAAGATTGGGAGAGACTGCGAATCCGATGGAATGAGTAG
- a CDS encoding LeuA family protein gives MDEQLIYDWNTANGGTPITDRRVLLNDESLRDGLQSPSVRDPSIEEKIEILHLMSEVGIDSLDLGLPGAGPRARADVERLAREIVQGKLGIRANCAARTIEADITPIAEVVQRAGLEIEAATFIGSSPIRRFTEEWTVDHLVRTTERAVRYAVNLGLPVMYVTEDTTRADPETVKLLYATAIQCGARAICVCDTVGHATPAGVKNLIHFVVDQIVKPSGATIRVDWHGHSDRGLAIPNCFAALEAGADQIHGCALGIGERVGNASMDQLLVNLKLMGIIHQDLSKLKLYCQAVSKATRVPIPVNYPVFGADAFRTATGVHAAAVIKAFRKKDEPLANSVYSGVPAHLFGLEQVIEIGPMSGKSNIVYWLEKHGMAPNEPLVDAIYAVAKQSNHVLSDSEIRAVIRPT, from the coding sequence ATGGATGAGCAGCTCATTTATGACTGGAATACGGCCAACGGCGGCACGCCGATCACGGACCGGCGCGTCCTGTTGAATGACGAAAGTCTTCGCGATGGCTTGCAGTCGCCTTCAGTCCGGGACCCTTCGATCGAAGAAAAAATCGAGATCCTCCATCTGATGAGTGAAGTCGGAATTGATTCTCTGGACCTGGGTCTTCCCGGCGCCGGTCCCCGGGCGCGCGCCGATGTGGAACGGCTGGCGCGGGAAATTGTTCAAGGCAAATTGGGCATTCGGGCAAACTGTGCCGCCCGCACGATTGAGGCGGACATCACGCCGATCGCGGAAGTAGTGCAGCGGGCTGGACTGGAGATCGAGGCGGCGACGTTCATCGGGTCGAGCCCCATCCGCCGCTTCACGGAAGAATGGACAGTGGACCACCTGGTTCGAACCACGGAACGCGCGGTTCGTTATGCCGTCAACCTGGGGTTGCCGGTCATGTACGTGACCGAAGATACCACGCGGGCTGATCCCGAAACCGTGAAGCTGCTCTACGCAACCGCGATTCAATGCGGGGCGCGGGCGATTTGTGTGTGTGACACGGTGGGCCATGCCACCCCGGCCGGGGTCAAGAATCTGATCCATTTTGTGGTCGATCAAATCGTGAAGCCAAGCGGCGCCACGATCCGGGTGGACTGGCATGGTCACAGTGACCGCGGACTCGCCATTCCCAACTGCTTCGCGGCCCTTGAAGCGGGGGCGGACCAGATTCACGGGTGCGCCCTGGGGATTGGCGAACGCGTGGGTAATGCGTCGATGGACCAGTTGCTGGTCAATCTGAAGCTGATGGGGATCATTCATCAGGATTTGAGCAAACTGAAGTTATATTGCCAGGCGGTGTCCAAGGCGACGCGGGTACCCATTCCGGTGAATTACCCCGTGTTTGGCGCCGACGCCTTCCGAACCGCCACAGGTGTCCATGCCGCTGCAGTCATCAAGGCATTTCGAAAAAAAGATGAGCCGTTGGCCAACAGCGTTTACTCCGGAGTCCCCGCCCACCTCTTCGGCCTGGAGCAGGTGATTGAGATTGGGCCCATGAGTGGAAAATCGAACATCGTCTACTGGTTGGAGAAACATGGCATGGCTCCGAACGAACCGCTTGTGGATGCCATTTACGCCGTGGCCAAACAGTCCAATCATGTGCTCAGTGATTCTGAAATCCGTGCCGTGATTCGACCCACTTGA